One segment of Castanea sativa cultivar Marrone di Chiusa Pesio chromosome 3, ASM4071231v1 DNA contains the following:
- the LOC142628950 gene encoding uncharacterized protein LOC142628950, whose amino-acid sequence MCDAKKDRMKKYLSKVRWLVQKFTEVSFVQLPREENMEADALAKVASGGEATDAYGRIQYMPSIDLPDIQKIGGGENWMSPIVIYLKDGKLPEDKDEARKLRVKAAKYVLINEVLYKRGFSQPYLRLLLAYNAGRS is encoded by the exons atgtgtgatgctaAGAAGGATAGgatgaagaaatatcttagCAAAGTGAGATGGCTTGTTCAAAAGTTTACggaagtgagttttgttcaactcccaagggaggaaaatatggaagcggATGCCTTGGCAAAAGTAGCTTCAGGAGGAGAAGCTACAGACGCATATGGCAGAATCCAatacatgccaagcatagacctcCCAGATATACAGAAAataggagggggagaaaattggatgagtccaatagtgaTCTACCTTAAAGATGGAaagcttccagaagacaaggacgaaGCTAGGAAGCTAAGGGTCAAagcagccaagtacgtcctcataaatgaagtccTTTACAAGCGAGGATTTTCTCAACCTTacctaag gctactactggcctacaatgcGGGAAGAAgctaa
- the LOC142628951 gene encoding uncharacterized protein LOC142628951, producing the protein MKGDLNKRNRSMYCRFHRNHGHDTDECFDLKQQIENLIRQRKLRNFLRRDQRVEKLKAKMEESLRPPLGEIRVIIGRTSAAQSSKSKKSYLRVVQNVQLSGQPPRTREADEQAITFTDEDARRVHHPHDDAIVITLLIADYMARRVLVDHGSSADILYYPAF; encoded by the coding sequence atgaaaggagatcttAATAAGCGCAATAGGAGTATgtattgccgctttcacagaAACCATGGGCACGACACggacgagtgttttgatttgaagcaaCAGATAGAGAACCTTATCAGGCAAAGGAAGTTGAGGAATTTTCTTAGACGAGATCAAAGAGTTGAGAAGCTGAAAGCTAAGATGGAAGAGTCATTGcgacccccacttggagaaataagagtcaTTATAGGACGAACCTCAGCAGCCCAGTCGTCCAAGTCAAAGAAATCATACCTGAGGGTGGTACAAAACGTCCAGCTGTCTGGACAacctcctaggacgagggaAGCAGACGAGCAAGCCATCACATTCACGGACGAGGATGCTAGAcgagttcaccacccacacgatgacgcgatagtcattaCCCTACTCATTGCTGATTACATGGCCaggagggtgttggtagacCATGGCAGTTCGGCGGATATTttgtattaccccgccttctag